A genomic region of Fodinisporobacter ferrooxydans contains the following coding sequences:
- the neuC gene encoding UDP-N-acetylglucosamine 2-epimerase, which translates to MLKKILFLTGTRADFGKLKPLMRAVDHDDQYECCIFVTGMHTLSRYGYTVEEVYKAGFSNIHTFMNQIHGEPMDLILANTIGGLSRFVNEYKPDLIVVHGDRVEALAGAIVGSLNNILVAHIEGGEISGTIDELIRHSASKLSHIHFVANKEAADRLEQLGESPESIYSIGSPDIDVMLSPDLPNLQDVKEYYEIPFDEYGVVLFHPVTTEKDYIEQYANTLVTALVKSHKNYIVIYPNNDEGSSDIFKAYEKIRYNTRFKIYPSIRFEYFLTLLKHSEFIIGNSSVGMREAPVYGVPSINIGTRQNNRFQYSSIINVKTNVQDILHAIHNVQYAPPSKPCYSFGTGKSTELFIQALKEERLWETPKQKQFRDLVLKR; encoded by the coding sequence ATGCTTAAAAAGATTCTGTTTTTAACAGGGACACGCGCGGATTTTGGAAAATTAAAACCGTTAATGCGTGCAGTTGATCATGATGATCAGTATGAGTGCTGTATTTTTGTGACCGGCATGCATACACTTTCTCGCTACGGCTACACGGTTGAGGAAGTATACAAAGCGGGTTTTTCCAATATTCATACGTTCATGAACCAAATTCACGGCGAACCGATGGATTTGATACTTGCGAATACCATTGGCGGTTTATCCAGATTTGTGAATGAGTACAAACCGGATTTAATCGTTGTGCATGGGGATCGTGTGGAGGCGCTCGCAGGCGCGATTGTCGGTTCTTTAAACAATATTTTGGTTGCACATATTGAAGGCGGGGAAATTTCAGGGACGATCGATGAATTAATTCGGCACTCTGCATCCAAGCTGTCGCATATTCATTTTGTTGCAAACAAAGAAGCAGCGGATCGCCTTGAGCAATTGGGGGAGAGTCCGGAAAGTATTTATAGTATTGGTTCACCTGACATCGATGTGATGCTTTCCCCGGATCTGCCGAATTTACAAGATGTGAAAGAATATTATGAAATACCCTTTGACGAGTATGGCGTTGTGCTTTTCCATCCTGTAACGACAGAGAAAGATTACATCGAACAATATGCAAATACGTTAGTAACCGCCTTGGTAAAAAGCCACAAAAATTATATTGTCATATATCCGAACAATGATGAAGGCAGTTCGGACATATTCAAGGCTTACGAAAAAATTAGATACAATACACGATTCAAAATTTATCCATCCATTCGCTTTGAGTACTTTTTGACTTTATTAAAACATTCGGAATTTATTATCGGAAATTCCAGTGTAGGCATGCGGGAGGCTCCTGTTTACGGGGTGCCTTCCATTAATATAGGAACCAGACAAAACAATCGATTTCAGTATTCATCCATCATCAATGTTAAAACGAATGTTCAGGATATTTTACATGCCATCCATAACGTACAATATGCTCCACCCAGCAAACCCTGCTACAGTTTTGGAACCGGGAAAAGTACAGAGCTTTTTATCCAAGCATTAAAGGAGGAGCGGTTATGGGAAACGCCAAAGCAGAAACAATTTCGCGACCTCGTATTGAAACGATGA
- the fliD gene encoding flagellar filament capping protein FliD, with protein sequence MSINSTNYSSLNSMQLLTQMNGGIDTNTLIQELDMVNRQQIYQPGGLESQLTKVQQQQTDWQNINNSAMTLQNQLTTLMQTNFNSYNVTSSDSTDVTATGGSGATPGTYTLTNINAGSYGSLTSNGRLGNALSASDAITATKFSALLTTGQFAVTDNGVTQQIQVQSGDTIGSVLSRITSTFSDISYTVNSNGSITFSDTGSKPVTFGSSGDTSNFAHVLGMDTLQLNSTNTPTPYQATTQINGQAQINETLNSGSTNLTNISTLTVGTPPSGSSATTGQFQVNGVTITYDTSQDSIASILTKINSSSAGVTAAYNQSTDQIVLTSKSAQPVSVNDLNGGNLTQVLDFTNSSGSIVGTQKTGSNWTLNYNGTTYSSASPNFTNVIPGLTINVLNTPAVPSGQTQNSVNLTVASDTTSAVSAVQNFISQFNSLYSQINNLTANGGDLQGDNILQNLGSNMMLAVTQQVKTIGWDSNNNPIPLPSYPYNSVMGIGISTGAPGSAVSTSYSLQLDSNQLTAQIQQNPQMVHDLLQGMSISLNNVLTGITGMTNSLNDPTLNVSNVSGLASSQNTMYTNMITDINDQIQQVNDQADQQKQLLIQEFTNMNQVLSQLQTQGKSLSSFIG encoded by the coding sequence ATGAGCATCAACTCGACCAATTATTCAAGTTTGAACTCTATGCAATTGCTTACACAGATGAACGGTGGAATTGATACAAATACATTAATTCAAGAACTTGACATGGTCAACCGTCAGCAAATCTATCAACCGGGCGGCTTGGAATCTCAACTTACAAAAGTGCAGCAGCAACAAACGGATTGGCAGAATATTAACAATAGCGCAATGACATTGCAAAACCAATTGACTACGCTCATGCAAACGAATTTTAATTCCTATAACGTTACATCTTCTGATTCCACAGACGTTACAGCGACTGGAGGATCGGGCGCAACACCGGGGACATATACGCTCACCAATATAAATGCCGGATCCTATGGGAGTTTGACGAGTAACGGAAGGCTGGGAAACGCGTTGTCAGCCAGCGATGCGATTACGGCGACCAAATTTAGTGCGCTTCTTACAACGGGGCAATTTGCTGTAACGGATAACGGTGTGACCCAACAAATACAGGTGCAATCCGGTGACACGATTGGCAGCGTTTTATCTCGGATTACGAGCACTTTTTCGGATATATCATATACAGTAAATTCAAATGGAAGCATTACATTTTCTGATACTGGCAGTAAACCAGTGACTTTCGGCTCGTCGGGAGATACCAGCAATTTTGCACATGTCTTGGGCATGGATACCTTGCAATTAAATAGCACTAACACTCCAACACCATATCAGGCGACTACACAGATCAATGGACAAGCACAAATAAATGAGACTTTAAATAGCGGTTCTACCAATTTAACAAACATCAGCACATTGACTGTAGGTACACCGCCGTCCGGAAGCTCGGCAACAACCGGACAGTTCCAGGTAAATGGTGTGACAATTACCTATGATACTTCCCAAGACTCGATTGCATCGATTCTGACGAAGATCAATTCATCGTCTGCAGGTGTGACAGCGGCCTATAACCAAAGCACGGATCAAATTGTATTGACATCGAAGTCCGCACAGCCAGTTTCAGTCAATGATTTGAATGGAGGGAATTTGACACAGGTACTGGATTTTACAAATAGTTCTGGCAGTATCGTTGGCACACAGAAAACGGGGAGCAACTGGACATTGAATTATAATGGCACTACGTACTCCAGTGCATCACCGAATTTTACTAATGTGATTCCTGGCCTTACGATCAACGTTTTAAATACGCCTGCGGTGCCTTCAGGCCAAACACAGAATTCCGTCAATCTGACAGTTGCTTCTGATACGACATCTGCCGTTTCTGCTGTGCAGAATTTTATCTCTCAGTTTAATTCCCTGTACTCCCAAATTAATAATCTGACTGCAAACGGCGGAGATTTGCAAGGCGACAACATATTGCAGAACTTGGGTTCCAATATGATGCTTGCCGTGACACAGCAAGTGAAAACAATCGGTTGGGATTCGAACAACAATCCAATTCCATTGCCATCCTATCCTTATAATTCTGTAATGGGCATTGGCATTTCAACGGGAGCTCCCGGATCTGCCGTCAGTACATCGTACAGCTTGCAATTGGACAGCAATCAACTGACTGCCCAAATTCAGCAAAATCCGCAAATGGTGCATGATTTGCTGCAGGGAATGTCCATTAGTTTAAACAATGTATTGACCGGCATAACAGGAATGACGAATTCATTGAATGATCCAACGTTAAATGTTTCAAATGTAAGCGGATTGGCTTCTTCACAAAACACCATGTATACAAATATGATTACCGACATCAATGATCAAATTCAGCAGGTGAACGATCAGGCGGATCAACAAAAACAACTATTGATTCAGGAATTTACAAATATGAACCAAGTATTGAGCCAATTGCAAACGCAAGGGAAATCTTTAAGCAGTTTTATCGGCTAG
- the fliS gene encoding flagellar export chaperone FliS: MKGIQAYQQSAVQTSPSKLLIMLFDGLIKFSNWSQQMMREKKYELAHANLLRAQNILIELMTTLNKKAAPELCDHLYGLYDFMYRRLIQANMEKNPELIDLVIQYSTELRDTFNQAALIASQSRNGK; this comes from the coding sequence GTGAAAGGGATTCAGGCGTATCAACAAAGTGCGGTACAGACAAGCCCAAGCAAATTGCTGATCATGTTATTCGACGGATTGATCAAATTCAGCAATTGGAGTCAGCAAATGATGAGGGAAAAAAAGTATGAACTTGCTCATGCAAATCTTTTGCGGGCACAAAATATCCTGATTGAATTGATGACTACATTAAATAAGAAAGCAGCTCCGGAATTATGCGACCATTTGTATGGGTTATATGATTTCATGTACCGTCGCCTCATTCAGGCGAATATGGAGAAAAATCCGGAATTGATTGATCTGGTCATCCAATATTCGACTGAGTTGAGAGATACATTCAATCAAGCTGCTTTGATTGCTTCGCAATCCAGGAACGGGAAGTAG
- a CDS encoding cytidylyltransferase domain-containing protein, with protein MGNAKAETISRPRIETMIPADLVAIIPARGGSKGIPKKNLTDLNGRPLISYSIEAALHCPFIHRCIVSTEDEQIKNISLQWGAEVIDRPDSLSTDVSLTQDVVEHVLDVLQQEGELPDYFVLLQPTSPLRNASHIESCIEQFFAHDAACAISVTEAEHHPYKMFFLDDEQSLQPFRDEATLSQPRQLLPKVYRQNGAIYLMNTSLFLEKKSFFAQPAYPFVMSNEESIDIDTKRDLDIAAFYLRNELIYS; from the coding sequence ATGGGAAACGCCAAAGCAGAAACAATTTCGCGACCTCGTATTGAAACGATGATTCCCGCAGATCTTGTTGCCATTATACCTGCACGTGGCGGATCGAAAGGGATTCCCAAAAAGAATTTGACCGATTTAAACGGACGTCCGCTGATTTCCTATAGCATTGAAGCTGCATTGCATTGTCCATTCATCCACCGATGTATTGTAAGTACAGAGGATGAGCAAATAAAAAATATTAGTTTGCAATGGGGGGCCGAGGTCATTGACCGTCCGGATTCTTTGTCTACTGATGTATCGTTGACACAAGATGTGGTGGAGCATGTACTCGATGTTCTGCAACAAGAAGGTGAATTGCCGGATTATTTTGTATTGCTGCAACCGACATCTCCGCTTAGAAACGCAAGCCATATCGAGTCATGCATTGAGCAATTTTTCGCTCATGATGCTGCTTGTGCCATCAGTGTTACGGAAGCGGAGCATCACCCGTATAAAATGTTTTTCCTGGATGACGAACAATCTTTGCAGCCATTTCGGGATGAAGCAACGCTAAGCCAGCCAAGGCAATTATTGCCCAAGGTATACAGGCAAAATGGAGCTATTTATCTGATGAACACGTCTCTGTTTTTAGAGAAGAAATCGTTTTTTGCACAACCGGCGTATCCTTTTGTGATGTCGAACGAAGAGAGTATCGATATTGATACAAAACGGGATTTGGATATTGCTGCTTTTTACTTGCGCAATGAATTGATTTATTCATAA
- a CDS encoding HAD-IIIC family phosphatase translates to MLKTLSALIISDTIVDPIVRFLKEETASLSVDAITAPYNQVNQILMDHSHPVWSNTPDVAVIWTIPERISPSFDSLLQFEPADRKQIMNDVDQFAAMVIEASKRSKFTFVVSWSLPPHYRWVQTLAWKHNIGITNVVMQMNLRLAEHFVNYPHIVMLDSQYWYTALQKQSYDAKMYALGKIQYSRDFFVVAAKEIKAILPGVIGQAKKLIVCDLDNTLWGGVIGDDGMEGIKLGGIDPIGESFVAFQKGLKALKNRGILLAICSKNEEPIAFEMIETHPEMVLKKEDFVAWRINWKDKAENIIGIANELNLGLQSIVFLDDNPTERERIRQALPEVYTPELPKDFVQYPVFIQTLDCFETIDITYEDLERTTMYHQETARKFNLSTASSIVEWLQSLELQVTVLQLNRNNLARAVQLLNKTNQFNLATRRVSQEEFWLWSQNPNNHVYLFHVQDRFGEQGITGLVSAIVYEMTEIDEIDEIDTKAVCVKEAEMIDFVMSCRVMGKGVEDAMLQFVYRHLSDAGVQRVKAIYRETKKNKPFFDFIQNKYKNQRSGKMENTTDFILDMNLAGFPSHITCIDNTNKEQIDELFS, encoded by the coding sequence GTGTTGAAAACATTGTCAGCACTTATTATATCCGATACGATTGTTGATCCGATCGTTCGGTTTCTTAAAGAAGAAACAGCTTCTCTCAGCGTAGATGCTATAACCGCACCATATAATCAGGTCAACCAAATATTAATGGATCATTCACATCCGGTTTGGAGCAACACTCCTGATGTTGCCGTCATCTGGACAATACCGGAGCGAATCAGTCCATCCTTTGATTCATTGCTTCAATTTGAACCGGCTGATCGAAAGCAAATTATGAATGATGTCGATCAATTTGCTGCTATGGTCATAGAGGCATCGAAACGCAGCAAATTTACTTTTGTCGTTTCCTGGTCATTGCCGCCGCATTATCGCTGGGTTCAGACATTAGCTTGGAAACACAATATCGGAATTACCAATGTGGTCATGCAAATGAATTTGCGCTTGGCAGAGCACTTTGTTAATTATCCGCATATTGTCATGCTGGATTCTCAATATTGGTATACCGCACTGCAAAAACAAAGTTATGACGCAAAAATGTATGCACTTGGGAAAATCCAATATTCACGAGATTTTTTTGTCGTGGCTGCAAAGGAAATAAAAGCCATTTTGCCTGGTGTTATCGGACAAGCGAAGAAGCTGATTGTTTGTGATTTGGATAATACGTTATGGGGTGGCGTTATCGGCGATGACGGAATGGAAGGGATCAAGCTGGGGGGAATTGATCCCATTGGGGAAAGTTTTGTTGCGTTTCAAAAGGGTTTAAAAGCCCTGAAAAACCGTGGAATCCTGTTGGCTATTTGCAGTAAGAATGAAGAGCCGATTGCCTTTGAGATGATAGAAACGCATCCTGAAATGGTGTTAAAGAAAGAAGATTTTGTTGCCTGGAGAATTAACTGGAAGGATAAAGCAGAAAACATAATAGGGATTGCAAATGAACTTAACTTGGGATTGCAATCCATTGTCTTTCTGGATGATAATCCGACGGAACGGGAAAGGATTCGACAAGCTTTGCCGGAAGTATATACTCCCGAATTGCCGAAGGATTTTGTTCAATATCCGGTTTTTATACAGACGTTGGATTGTTTTGAAACAATCGATATTACTTATGAAGACTTGGAACGGACGACTATGTACCATCAGGAGACTGCAAGGAAATTCAATCTCTCAACAGCATCTTCCATCGTTGAATGGCTGCAATCATTAGAGTTGCAAGTGACTGTTTTACAATTAAATCGAAACAATCTGGCAAGAGCCGTACAGTTACTAAACAAAACAAACCAGTTTAATCTGGCAACCAGAAGAGTAAGTCAAGAAGAATTTTGGCTTTGGTCTCAAAATCCCAATAATCACGTATATCTGTTTCATGTGCAGGATAGATTTGGCGAACAGGGCATTACTGGTTTAGTCAGTGCCATAGTATATGAAATGACTGAAATCGATGAAATCGATGAAATCGACACAAAAGCAGTCTGTGTAAAAGAAGCGGAAATGATAGATTTTGTGATGAGCTGCCGTGTAATGGGAAAAGGCGTTGAAGACGCTATGTTGCAATTCGTATATCGCCACCTCAGCGATGCGGGTGTTCAACGGGTAAAAGCGATATATCGTGAAACAAAGAAAAATAAACCGTTTTTCGATTTTATACAAAATAAATATAAAAACCAAAGATCAGGGAAAATGGAAAACACCACTGATTTTATTTTGGATATGAATTTGGCTGGTTTTCCTTCCCACATCACTTGTATTGATAACACCAACAAGGAGCAAATAGATGAACTATTTTCATGA
- a CDS encoding motility associated factor glycosyltransferase family protein, whose protein sequence is MIQIVPTRTGCLTACWTAEDGQTIYLHSRYEPEREALLLIRDWKVPDNGVVVVYGLGCGYHLQALLQKLHPTQKMIVFECNRDLVHSVTKKGLLSPLLEDERFELHVYSEMEDFLSNFVQYLELAEEGKGAFFIHPSSVKIIPKQMEQVKELLEEYRIRIHTIEKKRALLENNRKMVADVLLENPNIGIAKDKFLHMPAILVAAGPSLNHSVRLLSQLKGRALIVCVGTALTPLLQNGVDPDLIVVIEGDEAVLGQFPDKECDIPLIAFPTACPKLTLHYKGPVIWAYPEGDDELVSLADRYGFPVISSGGSVATAALSILDLMGCNPIVLVGQDLAYINGRSHAQGTIHSAANEITSQYGLFAEAVGGGLIQTSRSWNIFRRWIERFIRNHKDIHFYNASHGARIAGAVERSLEELMSTRLFSELFSETYEIAKRIDALFS, encoded by the coding sequence ATGATCCAAATCGTACCGACCAGAACGGGTTGTCTTACTGCATGTTGGACTGCGGAGGACGGTCAAACCATCTATCTGCATAGCCGGTATGAGCCCGAACGTGAGGCGCTTTTGTTGATTCGGGATTGGAAAGTGCCTGATAATGGTGTCGTTGTCGTGTACGGTTTGGGATGCGGATATCATTTGCAAGCTCTATTGCAGAAACTACATCCAACCCAAAAAATGATTGTATTTGAATGCAATCGGGATTTGGTTCATTCGGTAACGAAAAAAGGATTACTTTCTCCGCTTCTGGAAGATGAACGGTTTGAATTGCATGTATACTCGGAAATGGAAGATTTTCTTTCGAATTTTGTTCAATATTTGGAATTGGCAGAAGAGGGGAAAGGGGCGTTTTTTATCCACCCTTCATCCGTCAAAATTATCCCGAAACAGATGGAGCAAGTAAAAGAATTGCTGGAAGAGTATCGGATTCGGATCCATACAATTGAAAAAAAGCGAGCGCTTTTGGAAAACAATCGGAAAATGGTGGCGGATGTTCTTCTCGAAAATCCGAATATCGGAATCGCGAAGGATAAATTTTTGCATATGCCTGCCATTTTGGTAGCTGCTGGTCCTTCTCTGAATCATTCGGTACGATTGCTTTCCCAATTGAAAGGGCGGGCGTTGATTGTATGTGTTGGTACGGCCCTAACCCCCTTATTGCAAAATGGGGTTGACCCTGACTTGATTGTTGTGATTGAGGGAGATGAAGCAGTTTTAGGACAATTTCCCGATAAGGAGTGCGACATTCCGCTCATCGCATTTCCCACTGCTTGTCCAAAGCTTACTTTGCATTATAAAGGACCCGTGATTTGGGCATATCCGGAAGGCGATGATGAACTTGTTTCATTGGCTGATCGATACGGTTTTCCTGTGATATCCAGCGGCGGTTCCGTGGCGACAGCAGCTTTGTCGATTCTAGACCTTATGGGGTGCAACCCAATCGTTTTGGTGGGCCAGGATCTTGCATATATCAATGGACGATCGCACGCGCAGGGAACGATTCATTCGGCGGCAAATGAAATTACGTCACAGTATGGATTATTTGCAGAGGCTGTTGGTGGGGGATTGATTCAAACAAGCCGGAGTTGGAATATCTTCCGCAGATGGATCGAAAGATTTATCAGAAACCATAAAGACATACATTTTTATAATGCCTCACATGGGGCGCGGATAGCAGGAGCCGTTGAACGATCGTTGGAAGAATTAATGTCAACCCGGCTGTTCTCCGAGCTGTTCTCCGAAACATATGAAATTGCAAAAAGAATCGATGCATTATTTTCCTGA
- a CDS encoding motility associated factor glycosyltransferase family protein, with amino-acid sequence MTQLLEENLFALNISNKEQLNLFGPLLKPFESYKAEPAKNGETAFSLLTNGKWQALTSKYNPIQEAAIQVEKQWQDDCDLYIVFGIGGFYHIEEVLNRVSEKNKVLVIAHDIELFHMILTCRDLKKTLADSRLELFLGQSLENVSDRLEFEFKQDVFYIPKVCIIEHPVECKLAHEYYDMAKKLLVNNYRGALADMGTRVRFGDQWARNILGNLPYILQSADLKELLHAFSGKPAILVSAGPSLNKNIQLLKEVGDRALIVCVDTAYRSLYRQGIVPHLLVSVDGSESNAHDFEGVEYSGIPLVMEMTAHESIAANHTGKKLMLHSVRELTPWLEKILGEPLNPTYMPTGGSVSCTAFSIIEHLGCDPIIFIGQDLSYPDGQAYAQGAVHDQSNIEEIKKHRKLIPLQDIYGQPVYTTEDYLIYLRWFEERIRTGNRTHVNATEGGALREGLEIMTLHDVLDRYCQEEIPIQKIFSMANSKPLSLNMSRRIIRKIRQTMAQMRHMIHELQVIMNTAQEIIANIEQNSIDRIQIERCMSTIHESQRNILKYQFALLFIDAVSYREILSDINTERSLELENLSQKEKDLISFRQAFAFASVLLEVCIQSHSILDKYLKQFCERVGMKGEDKQ; translated from the coding sequence ATGACACAATTACTGGAGGAAAACCTCTTTGCATTGAATATATCAAATAAAGAACAATTGAATCTTTTTGGCCCACTGCTTAAACCTTTTGAATCTTATAAAGCCGAACCGGCGAAAAATGGCGAGACTGCCTTTTCCTTGCTGACAAACGGGAAGTGGCAGGCGTTGACAAGTAAATACAATCCGATTCAGGAAGCGGCGATACAAGTGGAAAAGCAGTGGCAGGATGATTGTGACCTGTACATTGTTTTCGGTATCGGAGGATTCTATCACATAGAGGAAGTTCTAAACCGAGTCAGTGAAAAAAACAAAGTACTCGTAATTGCCCATGATATCGAATTATTTCACATGATTTTAACATGCAGAGATTTGAAAAAAACTCTTGCCGATTCAAGATTAGAGTTGTTTCTTGGGCAAAGTTTGGAAAACGTCAGTGATCGGCTGGAATTTGAATTTAAGCAAGACGTGTTTTATATTCCAAAGGTTTGTATCATTGAACATCCTGTAGAGTGCAAACTGGCACATGAGTATTACGATATGGCGAAAAAATTGCTCGTAAACAACTATCGTGGAGCACTTGCAGATATGGGAACAAGAGTCAGGTTTGGCGACCAGTGGGCAAGGAATATACTAGGCAATTTGCCGTATATCCTGCAGTCGGCAGATTTGAAGGAATTGTTACATGCTTTTTCCGGCAAGCCGGCGATTCTGGTGTCTGCCGGCCCTTCCCTGAATAAAAATATCCAATTGTTAAAAGAAGTAGGCGATCGGGCGTTGATTGTCTGTGTAGATACGGCGTACCGTTCTCTCTATCGCCAGGGAATCGTACCTCATTTGCTGGTTTCAGTAGACGGGAGTGAGAGCAATGCTCATGATTTTGAAGGTGTGGAGTATTCCGGGATTCCTTTGGTAATGGAAATGACAGCTCATGAAAGTATCGCCGCCAATCATACAGGCAAAAAGCTTATGCTGCACTCTGTTCGTGAATTGACTCCTTGGCTTGAAAAGATTTTGGGAGAACCCTTGAATCCTACCTACATGCCTACTGGTGGATCTGTTTCCTGTACGGCATTTTCAATTATTGAACATCTGGGATGTGATCCGATCATTTTCATTGGTCAAGATTTGTCTTACCCGGATGGACAGGCTTATGCACAAGGGGCCGTTCATGATCAAAGCAACATTGAGGAAATTAAAAAACACCGAAAGTTGATTCCGTTGCAAGATATATATGGGCAACCCGTTTATACAACCGAGGACTATCTCATATACCTTCGCTGGTTTGAAGAGAGAATCCGTACAGGGAATCGGACGCATGTAAATGCAACGGAAGGAGGAGCGTTGCGAGAAGGATTGGAAATCATGACTTTGCATGATGTGTTGGATCGCTATTGCCAGGAAGAGATCCCTATTCAAAAGATATTTTCCATGGCAAACTCCAAACCTTTATCGTTAAATATGAGCCGGCGGATCATTCGAAAAATCCGCCAAACCATGGCGCAGATGAGACACATGATTCATGAACTGCAGGTCATCATGAATACGGCTCAGGAAATCATTGCAAATATTGAACAAAACAGTATCGATCGAATTCAGATAGAGCGATGTATGAGTACGATTCATGAGTCGCAGCGGAACATATTAAAATACCAGTTTGCATTGCTGTTCATTGATGCAGTGTCGTATCGGGAGATTTTGTCTGATATCAATACAGAGCGTTCTTTGGAGCTTGAGAATTTGTCGCAAAAGGAAAAAGATCTTATATCTTTTCGTCAAGCTTTTGCATTTGCATCTGTATTGCTTGAGGTATGTATACAATCTCACTCAATCCTTGATAAATATTTGAAACAATTCTGTGAACGAGTGGGAATGAAGGGTGAAGATAAACAGTGA
- a CDS encoding N-acetylneuraminate synthase family protein, with protein sequence MSELTIAGRKIGDNHPPFVIAEIGINHEGSFEKAIRMIDDAAAAGCECVKFQSHVIEDEMIPNDVIPGNAKESIWDIMSRCALTAEEEEKLKLYTESKGMIFLSTPFSRAAADRLERMGVLAFKIGSGECNNYPLIEHIAKFGKPVILSTGMNHLSSIQRSVDIVRKYNIPYAVLHCTSMYPTPYDKVRLGALQDLRNSFPDAVIGLSDHSLSNYPCLGAVALGARILERHFASDKSWPGPDISISMDPIDLKELVEGSQIIFQSLGGKKEILPEEQPTIDFAYACVVAIKDIEAGETFSEENIWVKRPGTGEIKAGSFNQLLGKKVKANIQKNAQIKWEQVDA encoded by the coding sequence ATGAGTGAGCTAACGATTGCCGGCAGGAAAATAGGGGACAACCACCCTCCGTTTGTAATTGCAGAAATAGGAATCAATCATGAGGGAAGTTTTGAGAAAGCGATTCGAATGATTGATGATGCTGCTGCAGCAGGCTGTGAATGTGTAAAATTTCAATCCCATGTGATTGAGGATGAAATGATTCCCAATGATGTGATTCCAGGAAATGCAAAAGAATCCATTTGGGACATCATGAGCCGTTGTGCGTTAACTGCTGAAGAAGAAGAAAAACTAAAGTTATATACGGAATCGAAGGGTATGATTTTTTTAAGCACTCCGTTTTCCAGAGCAGCTGCCGATCGTTTGGAGCGAATGGGCGTTCTTGCTTTTAAAATTGGTTCCGGAGAATGCAATAACTACCCCTTAATCGAACACATAGCCAAATTTGGCAAGCCGGTGATTCTAAGTACCGGCATGAATCATCTTTCAAGTATTCAACGATCCGTAGATATAGTAAGAAAATATAATATCCCTTATGCGGTTCTGCATTGTACAAGCATGTATCCGACTCCCTATGATAAGGTTCGTTTGGGAGCCTTGCAGGATTTGCGCAATTCCTTTCCTGATGCGGTGATCGGTCTTTCTGATCATTCTTTATCCAACTATCCTTGTCTGGGAGCTGTAGCTCTTGGCGCCAGAATCTTGGAAAGACATTTTGCTTCAGACAAAAGCTGGCCAGGCCCTGATATTTCTATTTCTATGGATCCTATAGATTTAAAGGAATTGGTAGAAGGTAGTCAAATTATCTTTCAATCTTTAGGCGGAAAGAAAGAAATATTGCCGGAAGAACAGCCGACGATTGATTTTGCTTATGCCTGTGTTGTCGCCATCAAGGATATTGAGGCAGGCGAGACATTTTCGGAAGAAAATATATGGGTAAAGCGTCCGGGAACGGGTGAGATCAAAGCGGGATCTTTCAATCAATTATTAGGGAAAAAAGTAAAAGCGAACATTCAGAAAAACGCACAAATCAAGTGGGAGCAAGTAGATGCTTAA